Proteins from one Gimesia maris genomic window:
- a CDS encoding polysaccharide deacetylase family protein — MQKPGDLTTVMYHYVREIKNSRYPGIKGLEFAGFKRQLDYLGSQYEFISAEQLIAYITGESADFPEKACLLTFDDGYRDHFDFVFPELMKRKISGCFFPPARPVEENSLLDVNAIHFILASATDTNRLFNDLNDELRARDFSESFIEQHISRLAQPGRYDPAEIIYIKRMLQRELPFELRTEITRQLFEKYVEKSEAEFSKELYMTAAEIEELVRSGMYVGSHTYHHFWLNAVAADTQEQEIDRSLQFLTNVGAPTRNWIMCYPYGAYNADTLEILQRKNCVIGFTTKVGASSLDRQAALEMNRFDTNDFPQ, encoded by the coding sequence ATGCAGAAACCGGGCGACTTGACCACCGTCATGTATCACTATGTCCGGGAAATCAAAAATTCCCGGTACCCCGGCATCAAGGGGCTTGAATTTGCTGGTTTCAAAAGGCAACTGGATTACCTCGGCAGTCAGTACGAATTCATTTCGGCAGAACAGTTAATCGCGTACATTACCGGCGAATCGGCAGACTTCCCTGAAAAGGCCTGTCTGCTTACCTTTGATGATGGCTATCGGGATCACTTTGACTTTGTGTTTCCAGAATTAATGAAACGCAAAATCAGCGGGTGTTTTTTTCCTCCCGCCCGACCAGTTGAAGAGAACAGCCTGCTGGATGTGAATGCCATCCATTTCATTCTGGCATCAGCGACTGACACCAATCGCCTCTTTAACGATCTAAATGATGAACTGCGAGCCAGAGATTTTTCAGAATCATTTATTGAACAGCATATTTCCAGACTGGCCCAACCAGGTCGCTACGATCCTGCTGAGATCATCTACATCAAGCGAATGCTGCAAAGAGAACTTCCTTTCGAATTACGAACGGAAATAACCAGACAACTGTTTGAAAAATATGTGGAAAAGTCTGAAGCAGAGTTCAGCAAAGAACTTTACATGACGGCAGCGGAAATTGAGGAACTGGTGCGATCCGGCATGTATGTTGGCAGCCATACCTACCATCATTTCTGGTTGAATGCCGTCGCTGCTGACACCCAGGAACAGGAAATTGACCGCTCACTTCAGTTTCTCACCAATGTCGGCGCCCCCACGAGAAACTGGATCATGTGTTATCCTTATGGTGCATACAATGCAGACACTCTCGAAATCCTTCAGAGAAAAAACTGTGTTATCGGATTCACAACAAAGGTCGGCGCTTCCAGCCTGGACCGGCAGGCGGCACTGGAAATGAATCGTTTTGATACCAACGATTTTCCCCAATAG
- a CDS encoding class I SAM-dependent methyltransferase, whose translation MSQQDQTYRFFKSHAKEWQIKAEDEVFSTIHNRHQAVMETMKKYPTGSALLDVGCGTGQLAIEASTNGWNSLGLDFAEDMIEIARKNNENTSASAEFICGSVFNFESDQSFDVISAQGFIEYISLEQLDEFLQLLKSICNPGGSIAIGSRNRLFNVHSMNQFTNIEKELGTLDSLIEEAVAFHTSESQDEAIECIRNLKAEYVQPDTHPLTGIGVDTRYQFTPSDLASKIERAGFSVTSVFPVHFHPFPVNVMENSEVFTIHKEVARFASDNMITNHRLVPYSSSYVIEAVNQ comes from the coding sequence ATGTCACAGCAAGATCAGACATATCGTTTTTTCAAATCACATGCGAAGGAATGGCAAATTAAGGCTGAAGATGAAGTTTTCAGCACGATTCATAACCGCCATCAGGCAGTGATGGAAACAATGAAAAAATATCCGACAGGATCGGCCTTACTCGATGTCGGTTGTGGCACCGGACAGTTAGCCATTGAAGCATCGACGAATGGTTGGAACTCACTGGGACTTGATTTTGCAGAAGACATGATTGAGATTGCCAGAAAGAATAATGAGAACACCTCAGCGTCTGCAGAATTTATCTGCGGTTCTGTTTTCAATTTTGAGAGTGATCAGAGTTTTGACGTTATCAGTGCCCAAGGCTTTATTGAATATATCTCTCTGGAACAACTCGACGAATTCCTGCAGCTTTTGAAATCCATTTGTAATCCCGGAGGCTCGATTGCAATTGGATCTCGTAACAGACTGTTTAATGTTCATTCCATGAATCAATTCACAAACATCGAAAAAGAACTGGGAACTCTCGATTCACTGATTGAAGAAGCCGTTGCGTTTCATACCAGCGAATCCCAGGATGAAGCCATTGAATGTATCAGAAATCTGAAAGCCGAATATGTACAACCCGATACTCATCCATTAACGGGAATCGGCGTTGATACAAGATACCAGTTCACTCCCAGTGACCTGGCCAGCAAAATCGAACGTGCAGGATTCAGCGTCACCTCTGTTTTCCCTGTCCATTTCCATCCATTCCCTGTCAATGTGATGGAAAACAGCGAGGTTTTCACGATCCATAAAGAAGTAGCACGATTTGCATCAGATAATATGATCACAAATCATCGCCTTGTTCCCTACTCTTCTTCTTATGTGATTGAGGCTGTCAACCAGTAA
- a CDS encoding creatininase family protein, whose amino-acid sequence MKYAEMTAVELKNISREETLVILPIAAVEQHGPHMPTGTDDIICTAVAEKVEERLKEKIVLLPTLWLGASQHHLRWGATLTSRVENYETLLCEICESLLKDGFRRVMILNGHGGNIGPMQIALRRLQVDFPNCQLLAASYWSIAEEEIASVMQGDCKTVGHACEAETSLIMYLRPELVRSARVENFDDYAPDVVDGVYVCRDMFQRTSAGATGRPDLASAEKGDKMFSQIVKRVSDVIGHLTEEPLSNYP is encoded by the coding sequence ATGAAATATGCGGAAATGACAGCTGTCGAACTGAAAAATATATCTCGCGAGGAGACTCTGGTCATTCTGCCGATCGCTGCTGTCGAACAGCATGGACCACACATGCCAACCGGTACGGATGACATTATCTGTACTGCAGTCGCAGAAAAAGTGGAAGAACGACTTAAAGAAAAAATCGTACTTTTACCAACGCTCTGGCTGGGGGCCAGTCAGCATCACCTGCGCTGGGGAGCTACGTTGACGTCCCGGGTAGAAAACTATGAGACGCTACTTTGTGAAATATGCGAATCACTGCTGAAGGATGGATTTCGCCGTGTCATGATCTTGAACGGTCATGGTGGGAATATTGGTCCCATGCAGATTGCTCTGCGACGCCTGCAGGTTGATTTTCCTAATTGTCAATTGCTGGCAGCATCTTACTGGTCGATTGCTGAAGAAGAAATCGCTTCTGTGATGCAAGGTGACTGCAAAACAGTCGGGCATGCCTGCGAAGCGGAAACCTCACTGATTATGTATCTGCGACCGGAACTGGTTCGAAGTGCCAGGGTGGAAAATTTCGATGATTATGCCCCCGACGTGGTTGATGGCGTTTATGTCTGTCGCGACATGTTCCAGCGGACCAGTGCGGGGGCAACCGGTCGTCCCGATCTGGCCAGTGCAGAAAAGGGGGACAAGATGTTTTCGCAGATCGTTAAACGTGTCTCTGATGTGATCGGGCATCTGACAGAAGAACCGCTCTCCAATTATCCCTGA